One Saccharomyces eubayanus strain FM1318 chromosome VIII, whole genome shotgun sequence genomic window carries:
- the RRP36 gene encoding rRNA-processing protein RRP36, translated as MRVFNKRTGQSKVKHQEAEMSYYFKNLKPDLNSDGEEDDGESLEEILAKRNNQVAEEQESSDDELKTLSFSSLKKAETLMDEEDSKDKKPIHRKRTATAYKKKSFDEDNGSARGSEEEEDVGFFEEDSENESRYGHRKGSGKKGKHAPTEQSSKKRASRVRDIPGLEIPRNMRSNLYQDIRFDRSTGKATDTSVIRKRYQFLDEYRENEIGELQKVLKDRKFLSKIDQGDREEMEQRLKSMKSRLQSMKNKDLERNILKDYENDLNKDNNTRYHLKESEKRKVVQKWKFDHMKTKQREKVMERKRKKRLGKEFKQFEFHNSK; from the coding sequence ATGAGAGTATTTAACAAAAGAACTGGGCAGAGCAAAGTAAAGCACCAGGAAGCTGAAATGTCGTATTactttaaaaatttgaagCCGGATTTGAATTCTGATGGAGAGGAAGATGACGGGGAGTCATTGGAGGAAATACTggccaaaagaaataacCAAGTGGCCGAGGAACAAGAATCAAGCGACGATGAGTTAAAAACGTTGTCTTTCAgctctttaaaaaaagcTGAGACGTTGATGGACGAAGAGGATTCGAAGGATAAAAAGCCAATCCACAGAAAACGGACTGCCACTgcatacaaaaaaaaaagctttgaCGAAGATAACGGAAGTGCACGTGGatcagaagaagaggaggatGTGGGGTTTTTCGAAGAGGATAGTGAAAATGAGAGCCGTTATGGTCACCGAAAGGGTTCGGGAAAGAAAGGTAAGCACGCACCAACAGAACAGTCCTCCAAAAAGAGAGCATCTCGAGTAAGAGATATTCCAGGATTGGAAATACCGAGAAACATGAGATCAAATCTTTACCAGGACATTAGGTTTGACCGGTCCACAGGTAAAGCCACTGATACCTCTGTTATAAGAAAGCGTTACCAATTTTTAGACGAATATagggaaaatgaaatagGTGAATTACAGAAAGTACTAAAAGATCGAAAATTTCTATCTAAAATAGACCAAGGAGATCGTGAAGAAATGGAACAAAGGTTGAAAAGTATGAAATCTAGACTACAATCgatgaaaaacaaagaccTCGAGCGTAACATTCTTAAGGACTATGAAAACGACTTGAATAAAGACAATAATACAAGGTATCATTTGAAGGAGTCTGAGAAACGTAAAGTGGTACAGAAGTGGAAGTTTGATCACATGAAGACTAAACAACGTGAGAAGGTtatggaaagaaagaggaagaaaagattgGGTAAGGAGTTCaaacaatttgaatttcataATAGTAAgtaa
- the SNF2 gene encoding SWI/SNF catalytic subunit SNF2, whose product MNIPQRQFSKEEVNRCYLRWQQLRNEHGMNAPSVPEFIYLTKVLQVAAKQQPELQMQRRQQGMSVSQQNTASASPNQVDLPNNTASHISASASPNLAPNMPLNGSEPFATTAHQSPIMSAPIPLDNNSNNNNIPEQRQSSMTSLNGNNFSQPAANNVENVADKPANTTHNGYNPNISEGQPQSGSPRDHTMQDLNALPGSQINSPMPQQTQMQQAQFQAQQAQQVQFQAQQAQQTQVPPQQGRRLPMTMFTAEQSELLKAQITSLKCLVNRKPIPLEFQAVIQKSINHPPDFKRMLLSLSEFAKRRQPVDQNGQLNNNKSNGMQQPAIEAEHNNINLDQTASEVANNTPLEDKNVDVTSVPFIGPSNKPDVNSPSVKNLQAVSNTQTARANSKIEENKASSNEDKTVSISDKILTEQNKPPTPQKPVPLNVLQEQYKEGIKVVDIDDPDMMVDSFTMPNVCQSNIDYLTLLANSDHARFLIEPGVLPVGIDTHTATDIYQTLIALNLDATVNDCLDKLLDDDCEGSVKEDALYDYYALQLLPLQKAVRGHILQFEWHQNSLLTNTHPNFLSKIRNVNAQDALLTNQLYKNHELLKLERKKLEVVARLKSMNKSAINQYNKRQDKKNKRLKFGHRLIATHANLERDEQKRAERKAKERLQALKANDEEAYIKLLDQTKDTRITHLLRQTNAFLDSLTRAVKDQQKYTKDMIDSHIKETSEEVEDLSMVPKMKDEEYDEDEDSANIDYYNVAHKVKEDIKKQPSILVGGTLKDYQIKGLQWMVSLFNNHLNGILADEMGLGKTIQTISLLAYLYEMKNIRGPYLVIVPLSTLSNWSSEFAKWAPSLRAISFKGSPNERKSKQALIRAGEFDVVLTTFEYIIKERALLSKVKWVHMIIDEGHRMKNAQSKLSLTLNTHYHADYRLILTGTPLQNNLPELWALLNFVLPKIFNSVKSFDEWFNTPFANTGGQDKIGLSEEETLLVIRRLHKVLRPFLLRRLKKDVEKELPDKVEKVVKCKMSALQQIMYQQMLKYRRLFIGDQNNKKVVGLRGFNNQIMQLKKICNHPFVFEEVEDQINPNRETNDDIWRVAGKFELLDRILPKLKATGHRVLIFFQMTQIMDIMEDFLRYINIKYLRLDGHTKSDERSELLRLFNAPNSEYLCFILSTRAGGLGLNLQTADTVIIFDTDWNPHQDLQAQDRAHRIGQKNEVRILRLITTNSVEEVILERAYKKLDIDGKVIQAGKFDNKSTSEEQEALLRSLLDAEEERRKKRESGVEEEEELKDSEINEILARSDGEMVTLAKMDEERSKREEELGARSRLLEKCELPDIYSRDIGAELKREESESAAVYNGRGARERKTATYSDNMSEEQWLRQFEVSDDERNEKRARKLRKEYEAKSETVNEDAEIKGEYIDIENGEAENNQDSIEHHVDTDPVMNDDESISKKRKAGRPRGRPKKVKLETPEDGEPLTLESSPVTGDNSPSEGFVDVPKPQTAGKTSVKSARTSARGRGRGRGRGRGRGRGRGRPPKVRNGLDYVRTPAGATTPIDIREKVAKQAQALYDFALNYKNEAGRKLSDIFLAKPSKVLYPDYYLIIKYPIAFDNISTHMDLLAYNSLKETLQDFYLIFSNARIYNTEGSVVYDDSLELEKVVMDKYHEIMGDDTPISFTEFDEQYATKPLALPPIVPSTLAESLADEADETMTETSI is encoded by the coding sequence ATGAACATACCACAGCGCCAATTCAGCAAGGAGGAAGTCAACCGCTGCTATTTGAGATGGCAGCAGTTGAGAAACGAGCACGGGATGAATGCTCCAAGCGTACCAGAGTTCATATATCTGACCAAAGTTTTGCAAGTTGCTGCTAAGCAACAACCAGAATTGCAGATGCAGCGTCGACAGCAAGGTATGTCGGTTTCCCAGCAGAACACTGCCTCAGCTTCTCCGAACCAAGTAGACTTGCCAAATAATACGGCCTCGCACATCTCTGCTTCCGCTTCTCCAAATCTGGCTCCAAATATGCCATTGAATGGCAGTGAGCCCTTTGCTACTACTGCTCACCAATCGCCAATCATGTCCGCGCCTATTCCGCTGGacaataatagtaataataacaatattCCAGAGCAACGACAGTCCTCGATGACCTCATTAAATGGAAATAACTTTTCACAGCCGGCAGCGAACAACGTGGAAAATGTTGCTGACAAGCCAGCGAACACTACCCATAACGGCTATAACCCGAATATTTCCGAAGGACAGCCCCAAAGTGGCTCGCCGCGGGACCATACTATGCAAGATTTAAATGCGCTTCCAGGTTCTCAAATAAATTCCCCGATGCCTCAGCAAACGCAGATGCAACAGGCTCAGTTTCAAGCACAGCAAGCACAGCAAGTGCAATTCCAAGCACAGCAAGCACAACAAACGCAAGTGCCGCCACAACAGGGAAGAAGATTGCCTATGACAATGTTCACTGCAGAGCAATCCGAATTATTAAAAGCCCAAATCACATCTTTGAAATGTTTAGTAAATAGGAAACCTATTCCACTTGAATTTCAAGCCGTCATTCAAAAATCGATTAATCATCCTCCCGATTTCAAAAGGATGCTACTGTCTTTGAGTGAGTTTGCTAAAAGAAGACAGCCCGTAGATCAAAATGGCCAATTAAATAACAACAAGAGCAACGGCATGCAACAACCCGCTATTGAGGCTGAacataataatatcaaccTCGATCAAACTGCGTCCGAAGTTGCAAACAATACACCTTTGGAAGATAAAAATGTTGATGTTACATCCGTTCCATTTATTGGGCCTTCCAACAAACCTGACGTAAATAGTCCGTCCGTTAAAAACTTACAAGCTGTAAGTAATACTCAAACAGCACGGGCCAATTCGAAGATAGAGGAGAATAAGGCTAGCTCAAATGAAGACAAAACCGTATCCATTAGCGATAAAATACTAACCGAACAAAACAAGCCTCCAACACCGCAGAAGCCTGTTCCTTTGAATgttcttcaagaacaatATAAAGAAGGTATAAAAGTGGTTGATATAGACGACCCTGATATGATGGTTGACTCCTTTACGATGCCAAATGTCTGTCAAAGTAATATTGATTATCTGACTTTACTAGCTAATTCTGATCATGCAAGATTTCTGATTGAACCTGGTGTTTTACCGGTTGGTATCGACACGCATACCGCTACTGACATTTATCAAACTTTAATTGCGTTAAATCTTGATGCTACAGTCAATGATTGTCTAGACAAATTATTGGATGATGATTGTGAGGGATCAGTCAAGGAAGACGCCCTTTATGATTATTATGCATTGCAATTGTTACCCCTGCAGAAAGCCGTAAGAGGTCATATTTTGCAATTTGAATGGCAccaaaattctttattgaCCAACACACATCCAAATTTTCTATCTAAAATAAGAAATGTCAACGCCCAAGATGCGTTATTGACAAACCAGCTATACAAAAACCATGAATTACTGAAATTGGAAAGGAAGAAGCTTGAAGTGGTAGCAAGATTGAAATCGATGAATAAATCTGCAATCAACCAATATAACAAAAGacaagataaaaagaataaaaggTTGAAATTTGGCCATAGGCTTATTGCCACACATGCTAACTTAGAAAGAGACGAACAAAAGAGAGCCGAAAGAAAGGCAAAGGAACGTCTACAGGCATTGAAAgcaaatgatgaagaagcatacataaaattattagatcaaacaaaagataCGAGAATTACACATTTGCTGAGACAAACGAACGCGTTTTTGGATTCCTTGACGAGGGCCGTGAAAGATCAACAAAAATACACCAAAGACATGATTGATTCTCATATAAAGGAAACATCGGAAGAAGTTGAGGATTTATCTATGGTGCCAAAGATGAAGGACGAAGAATATGACGAAGACGAGGATAGTGCTAATATCGATTATTATAATGTTGCACACAAAGTCAAAGAAGATATTAAAAAGCAGCCTTCGATCTTGGTTGGTGGCACATTGAAGGACTATCAAATCAAGGGTTTACAGTGGATGGTTTCGCTTTTCAATAACCATTTGAATGGTATATTAGCAGATGAAATGGGTCTCGGTAAGACAATTCAAACTATTTCACTACTTGCGTATTTATATGAAATGAAGAATATTCGTGGTCCATACCTAGTCATTGTTCCTTTATCCACATTGTCGAATTGGAGCAGCGAGTTTGCCAAATGGGCTCCGAGCTTAAGAGCTATATCGTTTAAAGGTTCGCCgaatgaaagaaaatccaaacAGGCTTTGATCAGGGCTGGTGAATTTGATGTTGTCTTGACTACCTTCGAATATATCATCAAGGAAAGAGCCCTTCTATCTAAAGTCAAATGGGTCCATATGATTATTGATGAAGGGCatagaatgaaaaatgcgCAATCCAAACTTTCCTTAACTTTAAACACACATTACCACGCAGATTATAGATTAATTTTGACTGGTACGCCATTACAGAATAACTTACCGGAACTATGGGCCTTACTAAACTTCGTGCTGCCCAAGATTTTCAACTCCGTGAAATCATTTGATGAATGGTTTAATACTCCCTTTGCTAACACTGGTGGGCAAGACAAGATTGGATTGagcgaagaagaaactctTCTAGTCATAAGAAGATTGCATAAAGTCCTGAGACCCTTTTTGTTACGtcgtttgaaaaaggatgtggaaaaggaattacCAGACAAAGTCGAAAAAGTAGTAAAATGTAAAATGAGTGCACTACAACAAATCATGTACCAACAGATGTTGAAATATCGTCGCTTGTTTATTGGTGACcaaaataataagaaagtgGTAGGTTTAAGAGGATTCAATAATCAAATCAtgcaattgaagaaaatctgTAATCACCCTTTTGtgtttgaagaagttgagGACCAAATAAATCCCAACAGAGAAACAAATGACGATATTTGGCGTGTTGCCGGAAAGTTCGAACTATTGGATAGGATTTTACCCAAATTAAAGGCAACAGGCCACAGGGtactgattttttttcaaatgacCCAAATTATGGATATTATGGAAGATTTTTTAAGGTACATTAATATCAAGTATTTAAGACTTGATGGTCATACGAAATCTGACGAACGTAGTGAATTGTTACGTCTATTTAATGCGCCAAACTCGGAATATCTGTGCTTTATCTTGTCAACAAGAGCAGGTGGTCTGGGGTTGAATTTGCAAACTGCAGACACcgttattatttttgatacCGATTGGAATCCACATCAAGATTTGCAAGCGCAAGATAGAGCGCACAGAATCGGCCAGAAGAATGAAGTTAGGATTTTAAGATTGATCACTACTAATTCCGTCGAAGAAGTCATTTTGGAAAGGGCTTACAAAAAGCTAGATATTGACGGTAAAGTTATTCAAGCAGGTAAGTTCGATAACAAGTCTACCTCAGAGGAACAAGAAGCTTTATTGAGATCCTTGTTGgatgcagaagaagaacgtagaaagaaaagagagtCTGGCgttgaagaggaagaggagcTGAAAGATTCAGAGATTAATGAAATTCTTGCAAGAAGCGACGGCGAAATGGTTACACTTGCCAAGATGGACGAAGAAAGATCAAAGAGGGAAGAGGAACTAGGGGCAAGAAGCCgtcttttggaaaaatgtGAATTACCAGATATCTACAGTAGAGATATCGGCGCGGAACTCAAGCGCGAAGAATCAGAATCAGCTGCTGTTTACAATGGAAGGGGTGCGAGAGAACGCAAGACAGCGACTTACAGTGATAATATGTCTGAAGAGCAGTGGTTGAGACAGTTCGAAGTTAGCGATGATGAGAGAAATGAGAAGAGGGCAAGGaaactaagaaaagaatacgAGGCCAAAAGTGAGACAGTCAATGAGGATGCTGAGATCAAGGGTGAATAcattgatattgaaaatggtgAAGCTGAAAATAATCAAGACTCCATTGAGCACCATGTAGATACAGATCCGGTTAtgaatgatgatgaatccATCTctaaaaagagaaaagctGGGAGACCGCGAGGAAGGCCTAAAAAAGTCAAGCTCGAGACACCTGAAGATGGTGAACCATTAACACTTGAATCGAGCCCCGTGACTGGCGATAATTCGCCAAGTGAGGGCTTTGTGGACGTTCCAAAACCACAAACTGCAGGCAAAACATCTGTTAAGTCTGCCAGAACCTCAGCGAGGGGCCGTGGAAGAGGCCGGGGTCGTGGTCGTGGTCgtggaagaggaagaggaagaccGCCAAAGGTAAGAAATGGCCTTGATTATGTTCGCACACCTGCTGGTGCCACTACTCCTATTGATATAAGAGAAAAAGTTGCCAAACAAGCCCAAGCGTTGTACGACTTTGCTCTTAACTATAAAAATGAAGCTGGAAGAAAACTTTCCGATATTTTCTTGGCTAAACCCTCTAAAGTGTTATATCCGGATTACTACTTAATTATCAAGTACCCTATTGCCTTTGATAATATCAGTACTCATATGGATCTATTAGCTTACAACTCTCTCAAAGAGACCcttcaagatttttatttgattttctcTAATGCCAGAATATACAATACTGAGGGCTCAGTGGTGTATGACGACTCTTTGGAACTGGAAAAAGTGGTTATGGACAAATACCATGAGATAATGGGTGATGACACACCAATCAGTTTTACtgaatttgatgaacaGTATGCTACTAAACCACTAGCGTTGCCTCCTATTGTACCTTCAACCCTCGCCGAATCTCTTGCTGATGAGGCGGATGAGACCATGACAGAAACAAGTATATAG
- the RDL1 gene encoding thiosulfate sulfurtransferase RDL1 has protein sequence MWKAVLNAWNGTDNQSDVASGITSYKFEDMKRIVEKHDPNVVLVDVREPSEYSVVRIPGSINVPYRSHPDAFALDSLEFKEQTGIPKPDTEKELIFYCASGKRGDEAQKVAHTNGYSNTSLYPGSMNDWVAHGGDKLNI, from the coding sequence ATGTGGAAGGCTGTATTGAATGCTTGGAACGGAACCGATAATCAAAGTGATGTCGCCTCGGGCATTACCTCTTATAAATTTGAAGACATGAAAAGAATTGTGGAAAAACATGACCCCAATGTAGTGTTGGTAGACGTTAGAGAACCATCTGAGTACTCTGTGGTTCGTATTCCTGGCTCTATTAACGTGCCATATAGATCGCACCCTGATGCGTTTGCCTTGGACTCGCTCGAATTCAAGGAACAAACCGGCATTCCAAAACCTGACACTGAAAAAGAACTGATTTTCTATTGTGCATCTGGTAAACGTGGAGATGAAGCTCAAAAAGTTGCCCACACCAATGGTTATTCGAACACTTCACTTTACCCTGGTTCAATGAACGATTGGGTCGCTCATGGAGGTGACAAACTTAATATTTAG
- the RDL2 gene encoding thiosulfate sulfurtransferase RDL2, with protein sequence MFRHSTGILSRTISANSPSLILRTFTTKAPKIYSFEQVKNLVEHPNDTKLLVDVREPKEVEDYKMPTTINIPVNSAPGALGLPEKDFHKIFQFDKPPQNKELIFLCAKGVRAKTAEELARSYGYENTGIYPGSITDWLAKGGADVKPNK encoded by the coding sequence ATGTTTAGACACAGTACAGGTATACTCTCGAGAACAATCTCAGCAAACTCGCCTTCGCTAATCTTGAGGACGTTCACAACAAAGGCCCCAAAAATTTATAGTTTTGAACAGGTTAAGAATCTGGTGGAACATCCTAATGATACAAAGCTACTCGTTGATGTGAGGGAACCCAAAGAAGTGGAAGATTATAAGAtgccaacaacaataaatatTCCAGTAAACAGTGCCCCTGGTGCTCTTGGATTGCCCGAAAAGGACTTTCACAAGATCTTTCAATTTGATAAACCTCCTCAAAACAAAGagttgatttttctttgtgcAAAGGGTGTAAGAGCAAAGACTGCAGAAGAATTGGCTAGGTCTTATGGGTACGAAAACACCGGTATTTATCCTGGTTCCATCACTGACTGGTTAGCTAAGGGTGGTGCCGACGTTAAACCCAACAAATaa
- the MPD1 gene encoding protein disulfide isomerase MPD1 → MLIHHIYKFLLSLFIIDLVKAQSFYDSDLHILELTPKNFDKAVHNTNYTTLVEFYAPWCGHCKQLSSTFRKAAKKLDGLVQVAAVNCDLNKNKGLCAKYGVEGFPTLKVFRPPKLDLSKPMTDARNSFKSHSDEAYTGARTIAPIVDFSLSRIRSYVKKLVRIEKLGSLLEKSPKLSVVLFSKQDKLSPVYKSIALDWLGKFDFYSITNKKLMEVAGVSPPYEKIPKIFKYLQEMVPEQQQSEKSKLVVFDAAKDEFWEYNESAINKLGVSKFFHDTFDISPNEGPLSKRFEYINYLKTGKKPSKMKNFQPRSKDVKHDEL, encoded by the coding sequence ATGCTAATCCATCATATTTATAAGTTTCTTCTAagtcttttcattattgatTTAGTGAAAGCTCAGAGCTTTTACGACTCTGATTTGCACATACTTGAACTAACACCGAAGAACTTTGATAAAGCCGTTCATAATACAAACTATACTACACTAGTAGAGTTCTATGCCCCATGGTGTGGCCATTGTAAGCAGCTGTCAAGCACATTTCGTAAAGCagcaaagaaattggacGGTTTAGTTCAAGTCGCTGCGGTAAACTGTGACctaaacaaaaataaaggtTTATGCGCTAAATACGGTGTCGAGGGATTCCCCACATTAAAGGTATTCAGACCCCCTAAACTGGATCTATCCAAGCCAATGACTGATGCCAGGAACAGTTTCAAAAGTCATTCTGATGAAGCATATACAGGCGCAAGGACCATCGCGCCTATCGTCGacttttctctttcaagaATAAGATCATACGTTAAGAAGCTTGTCCGTATAGAAAAACTTGGATCTCTGCTCGAAAAATCTCCCAAACTTTCCGtagttttattttccaaacaaGACAAACTTTCACCAGTCTATAAAAGTATTGCTCTTGATTGGTTGGGCAAATTCGATTTTTATTCTATCACAAACAAGAAGCTGATGGAAGTAGCTGGTGTGAGTCCACcttatgaaaaaattccaaagattttcaaatatttgcAGGAAATGGTTCctgaacaacaacaaagcGAAAAGAGTAAGCTGGTCGTTTTCGATGCTGCCAAAGATGAGTTTTGGGAGTACAACGAAAGTGCAATCAACAAACTTGGTGTTTCTAAATTTTTCCACGACACTTTTGATATTTCGCCAAACGAAGGCCCGCTCAGTAAACGCTTCGAATATATCAATTATTTAAAGACTGGTAAGAAACCAAgcaagatgaagaattttcaACCAAGAAGCAAAGACGTCAAGCATGACGAATTATAA